CAATACAATTAAAAATCCAACAGAATTTAAAGAATTAGCAGATGCTTTTAATGAAATGTCTACTGATTTGCAAAACACATTTGCCTCTTTAGAAGAAAGTGAAAAAGAAAAAGGCTTGATGATTGCTCAGCTTTCACATGATATTAAAACGCCTTTGACATCTATTCAAGCAACTGTTGAAGGAATGCTAGACGGTGTGATTGCGGCAGATGAGCAGCAGTATTATCTCAAAACCATCAGTCGGCAGACCGATCGGTTGAATAAGCTGGTCGAGGAGCTAAGTTTTATCACTCTGAATACGATGAATCAGCCAGATGTACCGCTTGAAAAAGAAGAGATTTTCCTTGATAAGCTCTTGATTGATATTATGTCGGAGTTCCAATTGGTGATTGATAAAGAAGACCGAGATATTCAGATTTCAGTGCAGCCAGAATCAGCAAAAATTATCAGCAACTATGATAAACTCTCACGGATTATTCTCAATCTTGTCAGCAATGCTTTTAAGTATTCAGAAGCAGGCACTAAGCTTACTATTGATGCGGCGGTTGACAATAAGCGCTTGACTTTAACGGTGGCAGATGAAGGTCAGGGCATTAAGTCAGAGGATTTGGAGAAAATATTTAAACGACTTTATCGGGTAGAATCTTCTCGCAATATGAAAACTGGCGGGCACGGTCTAGGGCTCTATATTGCACGTGAATTGGCACGCCAATTGGGTGGTGATATTTTCGTGCAAAGTGAGTATGGACAAGGTAGCAGTTTTTCGCTTGTATTAGATTTATAAAATGAAAGTGAGATAGACTAGAAAAATGAACATTTCGGGTTATCTCATTCTTTATTTTTATTAGTTAGTTTGCAGTCTTTGAAAAATCCGATATTTCCTACTGCATGGCATATGCTCCGAAGAATATCCAAAAAGCGGCGACGTATGTAGTGGATCACTTTGCAGATGCTATCAAGCATTTGGAGAAGTTATTGTATCAAAATAGTATAAAGGCTTAAGAAAATTCTCTTAGGCTTTTTAGATATTGCTATTATTCTTAATCAGAAAATTTCTTTGGTTTCATGGTATAATAAATAATATGGAAAATAAGAATAAATTACTGTTAATTGATGGATCTTCTGTAGCTTATCGTGCTTTTTTCGCACTTTACAATCAAATTGATCGATTCAAGAGTCCGTCCGGACTTCATACCAATGCTATTTATGGCTTTCACCTTATGCTCAATCATTTAATGGAGCGGGTGCAGCCGACTCATATCTTGGTGGCATTTGATGCGGGGAAGACCACCTTTCGGACAGAGATGTATGCTGATTACAAAGGTGGTCGGGCTAAAACGCCGGAGGAATTTCGTGAGCAGCTTCCTTTTATCCGAGAAATGCTGGATAAGTTAGGTATTCGCTATTACGACTTGGATCAGTATGAAGCTGATGATATTATTGGAACTCTGGATAAAATGGCTGAAAACACGCCTGTACCCTACGATGTGACGATCGTGAGCGGAGATAAGGATCTAATCCAGCTGACCGATGATAATACTATTGTGGAAATTTCTAAAAAAGGTGTGGCAGAATTTGAGGAATTTACACCAGCCTATCTAATGGAAAAAATGGGAATTACACCAGCCCAGTTCATTGATCTCAAAGCTCTTATGGGTGATTCTTCGGACAATATCCCTGGTGTGACGAAAATCGGTGAGAAAACGGGACTCAAGCTTCTCTTGGAATACGGCTCTCTGGAAGGCATTTATGACAACATTGACCAAATGAAGCAGTCTAAGATGAAGGAAAATCTCATCAATGACAAGGACATTGCTTTCTTGTCTAGAACACTTGTTACCATTGATACCCAAGCTCCCATCGAAATCGGTTTGGAAGATATCCTCTATCAAGGTCCGAATATCAAACAATTAAGCAGATTCTATGATGAAATGGGCTTTAAACAATTTAAGCAAGCGCTGGAAGCGGAAGTAGAGCCAGAAGAGGCGGCCGACATTGCTTTTGAGGAAGTGACGAAAGTCCGTCCAGAAATGCTCAGTAAAGATGATTTTTTCTACTTTGAAATG
This Streptococcus anginosus DNA region includes the following protein-coding sequences:
- a CDS encoding sensor histidine kinase, with the protein product MKLKHFIIVGYLISTTITVVAIIWSVNTMLISKSDIYFIIGISILASITGALVSLLLLSRVFLSLDKLKQLIKGISDKKFETVNTIKNPTEFKELADAFNEMSTDLQNTFASLEESEKEKGLMIAQLSHDIKTPLTSIQATVEGMLDGVIAADEQQYYLKTISRQTDRLNKLVEELSFITLNTMNQPDVPLEKEEIFLDKLLIDIMSEFQLVIDKEDRDIQISVQPESAKIISNYDKLSRIILNLVSNAFKYSEAGTKLTIDAAVDNKRLTLTVADEGQGIKSEDLEKIFKRLYRVESSRNMKTGGHGLGLYIARELARQLGGDIFVQSEYGQGSSFSLVLDL